Proteins from a genomic interval of Drosophila melanogaster chromosome 2R:
- the CG4612 gene encoding uncharacterized protein, isoform A: protein MFVNSMTFRGNPANYHQQQPALNHHTLAAAHHQQQLHHHAAAAGHLSHVGGGHAASNHLAAAAVLGRHGHNSLGSGHTSTSSHSANVGVGVGGGALASGSTGGSGGNSSPDSGKIYIKNLERSIDNKAVYDTFSVFGNILNCNVAKDEDGNSRGYGFVHFDSEEAARAAIEKVNGMLCNNQKVHVVKFIPRRDREQEKATHFKNLYVKNLSEEFTEQHLREMFEPYGRITSHKLMLDEEGRSRRFGFVAYENPQSALAAVIGLHGKQLGDNKFLYVARALSKAERQQEINRKLEERKRQKAGQIFYY from the exons ATGTTCGTCAACTCCATGACGTTCCGCGGCAATCCGGCGAActaccaccagcagcagccggCCCTGAACCACCACACGCTGGCAGCGgcgcaccaccagcagcagctgcaccaCCACGCCGCTGCAGCTGGTCACCTGAGCCACGTCGGCGGTGGGCACGCAGCCAGTAACCACCTGGCGGCCGCCGCTGTTCTCGGACGGCATGGCCACAACTCCCTGGGCAGCGGGCACACGTCCACGTCCTCGCACTCGGCCAATGTGGGCGTGGGAGTCGGCGGGGGAGCTCTGGCTAGCGGCTCCACTGGGGGCAGCGGAGGCAACAGCTCTCCGGACAGTGGCAAGATCTATATCAAGAACCTGGAGCGGTCCATCGACAACAAGGCGGTGTACGACACGTTCTCGGTGTTCGGAAACATCCTAAACTGCAATGTGGCCAAAGACGAGGATGGCAATTCACGCGGCTATGGGTTTGTGCATTTCGATTCGGAGGAGGCCGCCCGAGCGGCCATCGAGAAGGTGAATGGGATGCTGTGCAATAATCAGAAGGTGCATGTGGTCAAGTTCATACCACGGCGGGACCGGGAGCAGGAGAAGGCCACGCACTTCAAGAATCTGTATGTGAAGAACCTCAGCGAGGAGTTCACCGAGCAGCATTTGCGCGAGATGTTCGAGCCCTACGGCCGCATCACCAGTCACAAG CTCATGCTGGACGAGGAGGGGCGCTCCCGGCGTTTCGGTTTCGTCGCCTACGAGAACCCACAGTCGGCGCTGGCCGCCGTAATTGGCCTGCACGGCAAGCAGCTGGGCGACAACAAGTTCTTGTACGTGGCAAGAGCCCTCAGCAAGGCCGAGCGGCAGCAGGAGATCAATCGCAAGCTGGAGGAGCGCAAGCGGCAGAAGGCCGGCCAGATATTCTACTACTAA
- the Brca2 gene encoding BRCA2, DNA repair associated codes for MDQNGASGSHPNRLSQGRGAHARERGATVSAAANRSNIIDEMAKICEADRQTFAIARRTRGHERLAVDNSDFVAVEDLILSYAEPTPEDQVEMIMSDFCSSPTYAEDEDEPSHESEPWFRFRNKRIRTYSRKRDPKSHKAVQNEKRRGSSGLSVQRDLNTSFTSMACDFDASSQKIHEVLLNLSQYFSATATASGPTPVPSQIDLPTEARQDSGDECFNAELENLRDDLLQSGFTFEASFYENEHEQEGPGTMADTIYGDSMQSVPTTRLRLESGKRNVWSDADSTLKKADVEIAENKKLLMGQTQAKNVDIEENTNFILEGIPLSEWLTPMELPEISKDVIKHIPDKKLKLEPSSQKEQKSSKDSNASKVRGASKQSCDINTKNEGTTILDQPNAAEQENLLNDGELLEEFLFNDWQPMQCSNGPSTSKNAIQGPKENINSINLDDKEQPEKQTPNKSQTISSHQLNGIRKKSFKFIEVSEEMKIKGEEFVDKVVSGLYHFSHKCNLRTEEYSDNHSQVMESTQCAEFKSAPSKPIEILDGKETYNAIAKVDVGEINGKFSPLNNDTIAEPEFCGFRTASNKAIPISEKMKIKTAEFMAEFQSKETIQQNDYLVHQPNDKPTSVGLDTALKRSIESSEEMRSKASKLVVVDTTMREPHQPTLDPVCRDLNESQFFGFRTASNKAIEITEAMEKRGAMFLAQSKATDQLNGWQPSDFPDVLPTSPNNEIHSINVENNKAVNTKTVSETEFFGFRTASNKGIVISENTKIKVAQFMSEFQAADASTDSNQPTVISEESRNIDAKFVDEAAAEDSANKPTFCNVQSLKNTSDIEHFKHDFFVEHSAKEEHPLCSQPLVRTPRRSQEIHSSLSQLAGKSPLDQATKKSVIARRNLLSLKRKRKIILSTETSTSCALPTMERFAPKPSSTSTPLADRDLNRSKDCTKNRQDAEDMSPICMQPKKSRRLGLSRSRY; via the exons ATGGACCAGAATGGCGCATCGGGAAGTCATCCGAACAGGCTATCCCAAGGAAGAGGAGCCCATGCGCGCGAACGTGGCGCCACAGTTTCCGCGGCGGCAAATCGGAGTAACATTATCGAcgaaatggccaaaatatGCGAAGCCGATCGCCAGACTTTCGCCATCGCTCGACGGACTCGGGGTCACGAGCGGCTTGCGGTGGACAACAGCGACTTCGTCGCCGTGGAGGATCTTATTTTGTCCTACGCAGAGCCCACGCCCGAGGACCAGGTCGAGATGATCATGAGCGACTTTTGCTCGTCTCCAACATACGcagaggatgaggatgagccCAGCCATGAGTCGGAGCCGTGGTTTCGATTTCGCAACAAAAGGATCAGAACCTACAGCCGGAAGAGGGATCCCAAAAGCCACAAGGCCGTTCAAAACGAGAAGCGTAGAGGTTCCTCAGGCCTCTCCGTGCAGAGGGATCTCAATACTTCGTTCACATCTATGGCTTGTGATTTCGATGCTTCATCACAGAAGATACACGAGGTCCTTTTGAACCTCAGTCAATACTTTTCCGCGACCGCGACAGCTTCCGGTCCGACTCCTGTCCCATCGCAAATAGATCTGCCAACCGAAGCAAGGCAGGATTCTGGTGACGAGTGTTTCAACGCTGAATTGGAGAACTTGAGGGATGACCTGTTGCAGAGCGGATTTACATTTGAGGCCTCTTTCTATGAAAATGAGCATGAGCAGGAAG GTCCAGGAACTATGGCAGACACTATTTATGGCGATAGCATGCAATCGGTTCCCACTACGCGCCTCCGATTGG AAAGTGGAAAACGTAATGTTTGGTCTGATGCAGACTCTACATTGAAAAAAGCTGATGTCGAAATTGCTGAAAATAAGAAACTTTTGATGGGCCAAACGCAAGCAAAAAATGTTGACATAGAGGAGAACACAAACTTCATATTAGAAGGCATACCACTAAGTGAATGGCTAACTCCGATGGAACTGCCCGAGATCTCCAAAGATGTAATCAAACATATACCCGATAAAAAGTTAAAGTTGGAGCCAAGTTCCCAGAAAGAACAAAAAAGTAGCAAAGATTCAAATGCATCAAAGGTTAGAGGAGCCTCAAAACAATCTTGTGATATTAACACGAAAAACGAAGGAACTACTATTCTGGATCAGCCTAATGCTGCAGAGCAAGAAAACCTATTGAACGACGGCGAGCTTCTTGAGGAGTTTCTTTTTAATGATTGGCAACCAATGCAGTGCTCTAATGGCCCATCAACCTCCAAAAACGCAATTCAAGGGCCTAAAGAAAACATCAATTCAATAAATCTGGACGACAAGGAGCAACCAGAAAAGCAGACTCCTAATAAAAGTCAGACCATAAGCAGTCATCAACTTAATGGCATTCGAAAGAAGTCCTTCAAATTTATCGAGGTTTCGgaagaaatgaaaattaaaggCGAAGAGTTTGTAGACAAAGTTGTATCCGGCCTATATCACTTTAGTCACAAGTGCAACTTACGTACTGAGGAATACTCCGATAATCATAGTCAAGTAATGGAATCAACACAGTGTGCGGAATTCAAATCAGCCCCAAGCAAGCCCATCGAAATATTGGATGGTAAGGAAACCTACAATGCAATAGCTAAAGTTGACGTTGgagaaataaatggaaaattcaGTCCTCTCAATAACGATACTATAGCAGAGCCCGAGTTTTGTGGCTTTCGCACAGCCTCAAATAAGGCAATTCCGATTTCTGAGAAGATGAAAATCAAAACTGCAGAGTTTATGGCTGAGTTTCAATCCAAAGAAACAATTCAACAAAATGATTATTTAGTCCATCAGCCAAATGACAAACCGACGTCTGTTGGACTTGATACAGCCTTAAAAAGATCAATAGAGAGTTCAGAGGAAATGCGATCGAAAGCTTCCAAGTTGGTGGTCGTTGATACTACAATGCGGGAACCGCATCAACCCACACTTGACCCAGTTTGCCGTGACTTAAATGAATCACAGTTTTTCGGCTTTAGAACAGCGTCAAACAAAGCCATTGAGATTACCGAGGCGATGGAGAAGAGAGGAGCCATGTTTCTGGCCCAGTCTAAAGCTACAGACCAATTAAACGGGTGGCAGCCAAGCGATTTTCCTGATGTTCTACCCACCTCTCCAAACAATGAGATTCATTCaataaatgttgaaaataatAAGGCTGTGAATACTAAAACCGTATCTGAGACCGAATTCTTCGGCTTTCGTACCGCTTCAAATAAAGGAATTGTGATTTCGGAAAATACGAAAATCAAAGTTGCACAGTTCATGAGTGAATTTCAAGCCGCCGATGCAAGCACTGACTCGAACCAACCAACTGTGATCTCTGAGGAATCGAGAAATATTGATGCCAAGTTCGTAGATGAAGCGGCGGCAGAAGACAGTGCCAACAAGCCAACTTTTTGCAATGTACAAAGTCTAAAAAATACCTCAGATATTGAGCATTTCAAACACGACTTCTTCGTGGAGCATTCTGCAAAGGAAGAGCATCCGCTGTGTAGCCAGCCATTGGTGAGGACACCCAGAAGGTCGCAGGAGATCCACTCCTCACTATCGCAACTTGCCGGCAAATCACCACTGGACCAGGCCACCAAGAAGTCCGTAATAGCTCGCCGGAACCTCCTGTCACTAAAAAGAAAGCGAAAGATCATTTTGTCAACTGAAACTTCCACTT